CAAAAGGGACGAGATACCAAGGATAAAATTGCTCGCAATTTTGCTATGCCAAGACCTGAGGGGTACCGAAAAGCATTGCGTTTAATGCAATTAGCGGATCAATTTAAATTACCTATCCTTACTTTTATAGATACTCCAGGTGCATATCCTGGTATTGATGCAGAAGAGCGGGGACAAAGCGAAGCCATTGCTCGTAATCTATATGTCATGGCAGGGTTAAAAACGCCAATTATTGCTACGATTATCGGAGAAGGTGGCTCAGGGGGTGCCCTTGCTATTGGAGTAGGAGATCGTATATGTATGCTTGAATATAGTATTTATTCTGTTATTTCTCCAGAGGGATGTGCTTCTATTCTTTGGAAAAGTACAGAAAAAGCTCCAGATGCAGCAGAGACTTTAGGAGTAACTTCAAAGCGGCTTAAAGACTTGAACTTAATTGATTGTATTATTCCAGAACCTTTAGGTGGGGCTCATAGGGATATAAAAACAATGGTAGCCCACTTAAAAACCACACTCAGTGAACAATTAGCCGAATTAAAAACATTATCCATTGATCAATTACTTACTCAAAGGCAGGATCGGTTAAGGAATTACGGTCAGTTTCAAGGATAAGTATTGTGAGATTTTCCTCGCATCTGCTGTTTAAAATCTTACAAGAAACTATAGCCTCTAATATTTATAGGGTTGCCTATAGCGGCGGGCTTGACTCTCATGTATTGCTTTACGCTTTAGCACAACTACAAAAGAAATTTTCTTATATTACGGTAACTGCTTTATATATTGATCATAGATTACATCCTCGCTCTAGGGTATGGGGAGAGCATTGCCATCAAGTTTGTAATGATCTTGGAGTACCTTGCAAAATAATAAAAATTAATGTGCAACCTGCTAAAGGACAAAGTCTTGAAGCAGTAGCTCGGGAAGCACGTTATCAAGCATTTAAAGAGGAAATACAAGAAGGTGAATGTTTGCTTACTGCACAACACCAAGACGATCAAGTAGAAACGGTATTATTACAATTATTTCGAGGTACTGGAACTGCAGGTTTAGCTGCAATGGTATTCAGCCAATCATTTGGTAAGGGCTATTTAATTCGCCCACTTTTAAACTTTACGCAACAGGATCTAAAAGATTATGCTTACCAAAAAAATTTAAGTTGGATTGAAGATCCTAGCAACAAAAACACTGATTTCGATCGCAACTATTTACGCCATCAAATTATCCCAACTTTAAAGGCACGCTGGCCTGGATTAGGTCAAACCTTATCTCGGGTAGCGTTAAATCAAAGGGATGCTAGCACTATTTTAGAGGATCATGCCAGCAAGCATTTACAGAAAATTAAAGATAATCAATGTGGTCTTTCAGTTCGTAAATTAAAAGCCTTATCTCCACCCATCTGTCGTAATGTATTACGATATTGGTTAAAGCAACTAAATTTACCCCTACCAGATTATACTCATTTGCAACGCATTTTAAATGAAATTCTACCTGCCACAGAAGATACTCAACCTTTGATAGCATGGACTGGAGTAGAAGTGAGACGTTATCGGGATAGGATCTATGCCCAACCTCCTATGCCTTATCATAATTCAGAAATAACGCTTTCTTGGGATGGAATAAGCCCACTTATACTACCTTCAAGTGTTGGTGGAAAATTATCTCCGGAATTTACCTATGGGGAAGGATTAGGAATCGAATTTCTACAGGAAAATAAAATAACAGTTGCTTTTCGCCAAGGAGGAGAGAAGATATATTTAAAAAACCACCATCATAGTATTAAAAAACTCTTTCAACAGCAGGGTATTCCTCCTTGGCAAAGAGCAAGAATACCTATGGTATTTTTCAATGAAAAACTCGTTTTTGTTGCTGGTATAGGAATAGATCAAACCTTTCTTCCTAAGCCTCAGGAGAGGGGAGTAGTTATTCGTTGGCTTTCCCACTAATTTTATTTGTAATCTATGACTAAATTTATTTTTATTACCGGTGGCGTTGTCTCTTCCTTAGGTAAGGGAATTGCCTCAGCTTCCTTAGGTGCATTACTTGAGGCGAGAAGGTTTAAGGTCACACTCATTAAACTTGATCCCTACATTAATGTAGATCCTGGTACGATGAGTCCTTACCAGCATGGAGAGGTATTTGTTACTGAAGATGGTACAGAAACTGACCTTGATTTAGGACATTATGAGCGCTTTGTTCGTACTAAAATGACTCGATATAATAATTATACCACCGGGCAAATTTATGAACGAGTGATTGCTAAAGAGCGCAAAGGTGATTATTTAGGCAGCACAGTTCAAGTAATCCCCCACATTACGGATGAAATTAAACGTTGTATTCATAAAGGTGCAGCAGATTCAGAAATTGCATTAGTGGAAATTGGTGGTACCGTAGGAGATATAGAATCGCTACCATTTTTAGAAGCAATTCGCCAAATGCGTATTGAATTAGGGTATCACAATACCCTTTATATTCACTTAACTTTAATTCCCTTTATTGCTTCTGCAGGAGAACTAAAAACAAAACCTACGCAGCATTCAGTTAAAGAGCTTAGATCCATAGGCATCCAGCCAGATATTTTAGTGTGCCGATCAGAGCATTTGCTCCCATCTCAGGAGCGACGTAAAATTGCTTTATTTACTAATGTACCTGATAAGGCAGTCATTTCGGCTGCAACCGTAGATAGCATTTATAAAGTACCTATAGAGTTATGTGAGCAAGGATTAGATAGTATTGTTGTTGATCATCTTCACTTAAGCTCAAATCCTCCAATACTTACTGAGTGGCAGCAGGTACTTTATAATTTGGATCATCCAGATAAAGAAGTCACTATTGGTTTAATAGGCAAATACGTGGATCATAAAGAGGCCTATAAATCTCTTTCTGAGGCACTGATCCATGCTGGGATTCACACACAGACTCGTGTCCATATTACTTATTTTGATTCAGAGGATATTGAAGCTCAAGGTACTTGTCTCTCTAAATTAGATGCTATTCTAGTTCCTGGTGGGTTTGGTAAACGGGGGATTGAAGGTAAAATTGCAACTGCAAAATATGCTAGAGATCATAATATTCCCTATCTCGGCATTTGTTTAGGAATGCAAGTTGCCATTATTGAGTTTGCTCGTAACAAGGCAGGATTACCACAAGCGCATAGTACAGAGTTTGATCAGCATACTTCAAATCCAGTGATTGCATTAGTAACCGAATGGCAGAGAGATGATGGTACTTTAGAGCAGAGAAACACGAATACCGATCTTGGGGGCACCATGCGTTTAGGTGCCTATCAATGTAAATTATTACCTAATACAAAAACCGCTACTTTGTACGGCAAAGAAGTAATTACAGAGCGACACCGTCATCGCTATGAGTTTAATAATAGTTATCGTGAGGTACTTGAGTCTTCAGGATTGATTATTTCTGGGGTTTCTTCTCAAGGAGATTTAGTAGAAATCATTGAGATTCCCAATCATCCTTGGTTTATCGCCTGTCAATTTCATCCTGAATTTATCTCCACTCCTAGGGATAGTCATCCTCTTTTTATGAGTTTTATTACAGCAGCTTTCAAAAATAGGAAAACTACTTAACTATGGATCTTTGTGGGTTTAAAGTAGGATTAGATTATCCACTACTTCTTATTGCGGGTCCTTGTGTGGTTGAAAGTGAAGAACTTGCGTTGGAAACCGCAGGAAATCTTAAAGAAATAACTACTCGACTGGGCATTTCTTTTATTTATAAATCCTCTTTTGATAAAGCAAATCGGACTGGAGTCAATAGTTTTAGAGGATTAGGTTTTGAGCAAGGTTTAGCCATTTTAGAGAAGATAAAAAAAAATTTACAAATACCAGTACTCACTGATGTCCACGAAGATACTCCACTATTGGAAGTAGCTTCAGTAGTCGATGTATTACAAACGCCAGCTTTTCTTTGTAGGCAAACAAACTTCATTCAAAATGTAGCTCGACAAGGATTACCGGTTAATATCAAAAAAGGTCAATTTTTAGCTCCTTGGGATATGGAATATGTAGTAGAAAAAGCAAAATCAGTAGGTAATCAGCAAATTATGGTATGTGAACGGGGAGTTTCTTTTGGCTATAATACTTTAATTTCTGATATGCGCAGCTTAGTAATTATGCGTAACACTGGATGCCCAGTAATATTTGATGCTACCCATTCAGTACAGCAGCCAGGAGGATTAGGGGGAAGCTCTGGCGGACAAAGTGAGTTTGTGCCTCCACTAGCTCGAGCAGCCGCTGCGGTCGGGATTGCAGGTATTTTTATGGAAACTCACCCAAACCCCAGTAAGGCGCTAAGTGATGGTCCTAATTCTGTGCCTCTAAAAGAGATGGAAGTGTTATTAACAACTTTACAGGCTATTGATAGAACAATAAAAAACACTAATCAATAGTATTTATATATTTTTTATATTAGGGAGATAGGCTTAAATGAGTAAAATCACCAAGGTTCTTGGCAGAGAGGTTCTCGATTCCCGAGGTAATCCTACAGTAGAAGCTGAAGTATTTCTTGAAACAGGGGCGGTAGGTCAAGCAATAGTACCTTCTGGTGCATCTACTGGTTCTCGAGAAGCCATAGAATTGCGGGATCAGGACCCTAAGCGCTATGGTGGTAAAGGAGTACAAAAGGCAGTTGCTCATATCAATGGAGAAATTGCTCAAAAGATTGTAGGGCAAGAAGCTAGCCAACAAGAGACGATTGATCAAGTGATGATCGAATTAGATGGCACACCTAATAAAGCTCGGTTAGGTGCTAATACGATTTTAGCAGTCTCACTAGCTACTGTTCGAGCATCTGCTCAAGAAGCAAAAAAGCCTTTATATGATTATCTAAATAAAACTGGTGCTTTTCAAATGCCAGTGCCTATGATGAATATCCTCAATGGGGGGGTACATGCAGATAACAATGTAGATATACAGGAGTTTATGATTGTACCCTTTGGGGCAAAAAACATTACCGAAGCAGTCCGTTATGGAGCTGAAGTGTTTCACTGTCTAAAAAGTATACTCCATAGCCGAGGATTAAATACCAATGCTGGGGATGAAGGAGGATTTGCTCCTGATTTACCTTCTAACGAATCGGCCATTGAAGCAATATTAGAAGCTATTATTAAAGCAGGGTATACACCTGGTCAAGATTTAGGGCTAGCGATGGATTTAGCCAGTACCGAATTTTATAAACAAGGTCATTATATCTTTGATGGTAAAGAACATACCAGTGAGGAGTTAACCCATGTACTTGAAACTTGGGTAGGACGTTATCCTATTGTTTCTATTGAAGATGGGATGGCTGAGAATGATTGGGAAGGCTGGGCTTTACTTACTCAAGCATTAGGTCAGAAGATCCAGTTGGTGGGAGATGATTTATTTGTTACCAATACCAAAATCTTAAAAGAAGGGATTGATAAAAATATTGCTAACTCCATTTTAATTAAAGTCAATCAAATTGGCACTTTGACTGAAACTCTAGCCGCTATTCATATGGCAAAAGATGCCAAGTATACTACAGTGATTTCTCATCGTTCTGGAGAAACGGAAGATACTTTTATCGCAGACTTAGCTGTGGCTACCTGTAGCGGTCAAATTAAAACTGGCTCTTTATCTCGCACTGATCGGGTAGCTAAATATAATCAACTTATTCGTATTGAAGAAGCTTTAGGAAACAGAGCTACTTTCCTTAGGCATAAAATATTTACCAGATCATAGCTCATATGAATTCTTCTATTATCTTGTGCGATTTATTGTATTACTTATTTTATTAGGATTATTAATATCACTTCAATATAGTATATGGATAAAGCCTAATGGTCTTAAAGAATTGCAGCGTCTAAATCGAATTATTGCACAACAACAGGAAGAAAACCAAGGGCTTTTGGAACGTAATCAATTTCTAAATGCTGAAGTGCAAGATTTAAAAAATGGGCTAGAAGCTATAGAAGAACGGGCAAGAAGTGAGCTAGGGATGATTAAAAAAAATGAAACGTTTTTTCAAGTTATTGAAAAATGATCTCTCCTAATTATTGGGTGGTTATTCCTGCTGCAGGAATAGGAAAGCGAATGGGTAACCAAATTCCTAAGCAATACCTCCCTCTTTTAGGAAAAACTGTAATTGAGCATACCATCAATGTATTTTTGGATTACCCGGCTATTCAAGGAATTATAGTGGCTACTTCTGATGAAGATTCTTGGTGGTCACAGTATTTCCCTGAGCAGCACCCAAAAATTACAAGGGTTGCAGGAGGCAAAGAACGCTGTCACTCCGTACTTAATAGTTTGGTGTATTTGCAGACATTAGCAAATCCAGAAGATTGGGTTTTAGTTCATGATGCAGCCCGACCTTGCTTGCAACAAATGGATTTAAATTTATTGATTGAAACTCTAGATAGCCATTCCGTAGGTGGATTACTCGCATTACCAGTAAGTGATACCTTAAAACGAGGTAGCAATCAAAGAGAAGTAGTAACTACTGTGAGTCGGGAAAATTTATGGCGAGCACTCACCCCCCAAATGTTTCGATGCAAAAAGCTCTATGATGCACTAGTCAGTGCAATTAATCATGGTAACTACGTTACTGATGAAGCTAGTGCTATGGAGCAGGCGGGGTATACTCCTTATTTAGTAGAAGGGCATGGAAGTAATATTAAAATTACTCATCCTCAAGATCTTATCCAAGCAGAATTTTTTTTAAATAGATAGGAGTAGCAAAAAAATGCGGGTAGGTCATGGTTTTGATGTCCATCGCTTTGGCATTGGAAAAGATCTAATTATTGGTGGAGTAAAAATTCCTTTTGAACAGGGTATCATTGCCCATTCAGATGGAGATGTAGTGATTCATGCCCTATGTGATGCTTTACTAGGCGCTGCTGCCTTAGGGGATATTGGTCAGCACTTTCCAGATACAGATCCTGCCTTTGAAAATGCAGATAGTCAGAAATTACTTCAACATGTGATGGATTTAGTACGTCAGCAGAACTTAACTCTAAGTAATGGGGATATTACCATTGTTGCCCAAAAACCAAAGCTTGCTGCCCATATTCCAAGTATGAAAGAAACATTAGCTCCTAGCCTCGGCATTGCTATTAATCGATTAAATATTAAAGCTACGACTACAGAAAAGATGGGTTATATTGGTAGAGTTGAGGGTATTGCTGCCCATGCAGTCGTTTTATTGGAAGAGTAAAGGTATTTAATTAAAAAAGGTGAACAATAGCTCGTTTACTGCTTGAGGGCAGTCCACCTGAATCCAATGGCTACAGGAATCTAAATATATTACTTCATACCTGGTATTCATTACTTTATCCAATTTTTTATTAAGGCCAGTAGTTAAAGCTTTATCGTTTTTGCCCCAAATAATTCTTGTGGGAACCTCTACTTTTTTATTACGTAAATCCCTATTGACTCCATAGCGAAACCCAGCACGATAATAGTTTAGAGAAGCGGTTAATGAATCTCTTTCCTTAAAAGCATTAACATAGAGGTTAATATCCCTACCATTAATATGCTCTTTATTAAAGAGCCAGCCTTGCATATTAGATTGAAAAAATTTTTTTAGAGTCTTACTCAGAATTAGCTCTGGAATCATTGGGATCTGAAAGGCAATCATATACCAACTTTTTATCAGCTGACGGGGGTTCGCAAGGAGATTTTTCATCATTAATTTAGGGTGAGGGCAATTGAGAATAACTAACTTTTCAGTTAGCTTTGGAAAGCAAGTAGCAAAATGCCAAGCAACTACTCCCCCCCAATCGTGACCTACAATAAAAGCTTGATGAAACCCAAGTTGTTTTATAAGTTCATAGATGTCTTGTATAACATATTTAGTTTGGTAACATGCTACTCTACTAGGCTTATCTGAAAGATTAAACCCTCTTAAGTCTGGGGCTATAACAGTAAATTTTTTAGCTAGTTCTGGTAATTGATACCGCCAGCTGTACCAGAATTCAGGCCATCCATGCAATAATACTACTAATTTCTTGCCATGCCCTTGGCGAACATAGTGTATGTTAATACCATTTACTTTTATAAATTGATGTTTTAACC
This genomic window from Candidatus Nitrosacidococcus tergens contains:
- a CDS encoding acetyl-CoA carboxylase carboxyltransferase subunit alpha — its product is MKISFLDFEQPIAELEAKIEELSFIDDDKVNISEEISKLKHKNIELTQSIFSNLTDWQIVQLARHPQRPYTLDYIHHVFTDFEELHGDRTFSDDKAIVGGVARLEGEPVVVIGHQKGRDTKDKIARNFAMPRPEGYRKALRLMQLADQFKLPILTFIDTPGAYPGIDAEERGQSEAIARNLYVMAGLKTPIIATIIGEGGSGGALAIGVGDRICMLEYSIYSVISPEGCASILWKSTEKAPDAAETLGVTSKRLKDLNLIDCIIPEPLGGAHRDIKTMVAHLKTTLSEQLAELKTLSIDQLLTQRQDRLRNYGQFQG
- the tilS gene encoding tRNA lysidine(34) synthetase TilS, producing the protein MRFSSHLLFKILQETIASNIYRVAYSGGLDSHVLLYALAQLQKKFSYITVTALYIDHRLHPRSRVWGEHCHQVCNDLGVPCKIIKINVQPAKGQSLEAVAREARYQAFKEEIQEGECLLTAQHQDDQVETVLLQLFRGTGTAGLAAMVFSQSFGKGYLIRPLLNFTQQDLKDYAYQKNLSWIEDPSNKNTDFDRNYLRHQIIPTLKARWPGLGQTLSRVALNQRDASTILEDHASKHLQKIKDNQCGLSVRKLKALSPPICRNVLRYWLKQLNLPLPDYTHLQRILNEILPATEDTQPLIAWTGVEVRRYRDRIYAQPPMPYHNSEITLSWDGISPLILPSSVGGKLSPEFTYGEGLGIEFLQENKITVAFRQGGEKIYLKNHHHSIKKLFQQQGIPPWQRARIPMVFFNEKLVFVAGIGIDQTFLPKPQERGVVIRWLSH
- a CDS encoding CTP synthase — translated: MTKFIFITGGVVSSLGKGIASASLGALLEARRFKVTLIKLDPYINVDPGTMSPYQHGEVFVTEDGTETDLDLGHYERFVRTKMTRYNNYTTGQIYERVIAKERKGDYLGSTVQVIPHITDEIKRCIHKGAADSEIALVEIGGTVGDIESLPFLEAIRQMRIELGYHNTLYIHLTLIPFIASAGELKTKPTQHSVKELRSIGIQPDILVCRSEHLLPSQERRKIALFTNVPDKAVISAATVDSIYKVPIELCEQGLDSIVVDHLHLSSNPPILTEWQQVLYNLDHPDKEVTIGLIGKYVDHKEAYKSLSEALIHAGIHTQTRVHITYFDSEDIEAQGTCLSKLDAILVPGGFGKRGIEGKIATAKYARDHNIPYLGICLGMQVAIIEFARNKAGLPQAHSTEFDQHTSNPVIALVTEWQRDDGTLEQRNTNTDLGGTMRLGAYQCKLLPNTKTATLYGKEVITERHRHRYEFNNSYREVLESSGLIISGVSSQGDLVEIIEIPNHPWFIACQFHPEFISTPRDSHPLFMSFITAAFKNRKTT
- the kdsA gene encoding 3-deoxy-8-phosphooctulonate synthase — its product is MDLCGFKVGLDYPLLLIAGPCVVESEELALETAGNLKEITTRLGISFIYKSSFDKANRTGVNSFRGLGFEQGLAILEKIKKNLQIPVLTDVHEDTPLLEVASVVDVLQTPAFLCRQTNFIQNVARQGLPVNIKKGQFLAPWDMEYVVEKAKSVGNQQIMVCERGVSFGYNTLISDMRSLVIMRNTGCPVIFDATHSVQQPGGLGGSSGGQSEFVPPLARAAAAVGIAGIFMETHPNPSKALSDGPNSVPLKEMEVLLTTLQAIDRTIKNTNQ
- the eno gene encoding phosphopyruvate hydratase, which produces MSKITKVLGREVLDSRGNPTVEAEVFLETGAVGQAIVPSGASTGSREAIELRDQDPKRYGGKGVQKAVAHINGEIAQKIVGQEASQQETIDQVMIELDGTPNKARLGANTILAVSLATVRASAQEAKKPLYDYLNKTGAFQMPVPMMNILNGGVHADNNVDIQEFMIVPFGAKNITEAVRYGAEVFHCLKSILHSRGLNTNAGDEGGFAPDLPSNESAIEAILEAIIKAGYTPGQDLGLAMDLASTEFYKQGHYIFDGKEHTSEELTHVLETWVGRYPIVSIEDGMAENDWEGWALLTQALGQKIQLVGDDLFVTNTKILKEGIDKNIANSILIKVNQIGTLTETLAAIHMAKDAKYTTVISHRSGETEDTFIADLAVATCSGQIKTGSLSRTDRVAKYNQLIRIEEALGNRATFLRHKIFTRS
- the ftsB gene encoding cell division protein FtsB, whose product is MRFIVLLILLGLLISLQYSIWIKPNGLKELQRLNRIIAQQQEENQGLLERNQFLNAEVQDLKNGLEAIEERARSELGMIKKNETFFQVIEK
- the ispD gene encoding 2-C-methyl-D-erythritol 4-phosphate cytidylyltransferase, with the translated sequence MSPNYWVVIPAAGIGKRMGNQIPKQYLPLLGKTVIEHTINVFLDYPAIQGIIVATSDEDSWWSQYFPEQHPKITRVAGGKERCHSVLNSLVYLQTLANPEDWVLVHDAARPCLQQMDLNLLIETLDSHSVGGLLALPVSDTLKRGSNQREVVTTVSRENLWRALTPQMFRCKKLYDALVSAINHGNYVTDEASAMEQAGYTPYLVEGHGSNIKITHPQDLIQAEFFLNR
- the ispF gene encoding 2-C-methyl-D-erythritol 2,4-cyclodiphosphate synthase; its protein translation is MRVGHGFDVHRFGIGKDLIIGGVKIPFEQGIIAHSDGDVVIHALCDALLGAAALGDIGQHFPDTDPAFENADSQKLLQHVMDLVRQQNLTLSNGDITIVAQKPKLAAHIPSMKETLAPSLGIAINRLNIKATTTEKMGYIGRVEGIAAHAVVLLEE
- a CDS encoding alpha/beta fold hydrolase gives rise to the protein MRLKHQFIKVNGINIHYVRQGHGKKLVVLLHGWPEFWYSWRYQLPELAKKFTVIAPDLRGFNLSDKPSRVACYQTKYVIQDIYELIKQLGFHQAFIVGHDWGGVVAWHFATCFPKLTEKLVILNCPHPKLMMKNLLANPRQLIKSWYMIAFQIPMIPELILSKTLKKFFQSNMQGWLFNKEHINGRDINLYVNAFKERDSLTASLNYYRAGFRYGVNRDLRNKKVEVPTRIIWGKNDKALTTGLNKKLDKVMNTRYEVIYLDSCSHWIQVDCPQAVNELLFTFFN